In Salmo salar chromosome ssa15, Ssal_v3.1, whole genome shotgun sequence, one genomic interval encodes:
- the LOC106571935 gene encoding lens fiber major intrinsic protein, with protein MWEFRSMAFWRAVFAEFFGTMFFVFFGIGAALRWTTGPHHILHVALCFGLAAATIIQSIGHISGGHINPAVTFAYLVGSQMSLFRAFFYWAAQFLGAMAGAAVLYGVTPKNMRGNMALNMLQPGISLGMGTTVEVFLTMQLVICIFAVTDERRNGRMGSAALSIGFAVTVGHLMGMYYTGAGMNPARSFAPAVLFRNFVNHWVYWVGPMIGGAMGALLYDFMLFPRMRGLSERLATLKGSRPPETETQQDTRGEPIELKTQAL; from the exons ATGTGGGAGTTCCGGTCCATGGCGTTTTGGCGGGCGGTCTTCGCTGAATTCTTCGGTACCATGTTCTTTGTGTTTTTCGGCATAGGCGCTGCGCTGCGCTGGACCACTGGGCCTCACCACATCCTGCACGTGGCGCTGTGCTTCGGCTTGGCGGCTGCCACCATCATCCAGTCCATCGGCCACATCAGCGGCGGCCACATTAACCCGGCCGTCACCTTCGCCTATCTGGTAGGCTCCCAGATGTCCCTGTTCCGCGCTTTTTTCTACTGGGCTGCCCAGTTTCTGGGGGCCATGGCCGGGGCCGCCGTGCTCTATGGGGTCACCCCAAAAAACATGAGGGGTAACATGGCTCTCAACATG CTGCAGCCTGGCATCAGCCTGGGCATGGGCACCACAGTAGAGGTGTTTCTGACCATGCAGCTGGTGATTTGTATCTTTGCCGTGACGGATGAGAGGAGGAACGGCCGCATGGGCTCTGCTGCCCTGTCCATCGGCTTCGCTGTCACCGTCGGACACCTCATGGGG ATGTACTACACTGGTGCTGGAATGAACCCTGCTAGGTCTTTCGCCCCCGCTGTACTCTTCAGGAACTTTGTCAACCACTGG gtGTACTGGGTGGGTCCCATGATAGGAGGTGCTATGGGTGCTCTTCTGTACGATTTCATGCTGTTTCCCCGCATGCGCGGTCTGTCTGAGCGCCTGGCCACACTGAAGGGCAGCCGACCCCCCGAGACGGAGACCCAGCAGGACACCCGCGGGGAGCCCATCGAGCTCAAGACACAAGCCCTATAA
- the LOC106571939 gene encoding aquaporin-4 isoform X2 produces the protein MTLRELRSREFWRAMLAELLGSLVFVSAVLGASVPGPGETSTGPLYPALAAGMVAVALGHCFGEISGAQVNPAVTLSLLATRRLDLMRALVYVGAQCLGASLGAGALYFALPLKTTADCFVSRVPLEVNAAQALGMELLSTFQLVFTVFSVEDHRRRENTEPGNLAIGFSLSAGVLIGGRFSGGSMNPARSLGPAIITGFWENHWVYWIGPVLGAVLAGVSHEFFFAPSASRQKLVACLTCKDIEMVEATSVSRSSLSTVTQTAMRAKQVNKQEQN, from the exons ATGACACTGCGTGAG TTGCGTAGTCGTGAGTTCTGGCGTGCCATGCTGGCCGAGCTGCTGGGTTCCCTGGTGTTTGTGAGTGCTGTTCTGGGGGCCTCTGTGCCGGGCCCTGGAGAGACCTCCACGGGGCCCCTCTACCCAGCCCTGGCTGCAGGCATGGTGGCTGTTGCCCTGGGACACTGTTTTGGAGAGATCAGCGGAGCACAG GTGAACCCAGCAGTTACCCTGTCTCTGTTGGCCACGCGGAGGCTGGACCTGATGAGGGCCCTGGTGTACGTGGGAGCCCAGTGTCTGGGGGCTTCCCTGGGGGCCGGGGCTCTCTACTTCGCCCTGCCCCTCAAAACCACTGCAGACTGCTTCGTTagcagg GTTCCTCTCGAGGTGAATGCAGCCCAGGCTCTAGGGATGGAGCTTCTGTCAACGTTCCAGCTGGTCTTCACTGTGTTCTCCGTGGAGGACCACCGTCGGAGGGAGAACACAGAACCAGGGAACCTGGCCATCGGCTTCTCTCTCAGCGCAGGCGTGCTCATCGGG GGTCGGTTCTCTGGAGGCAGTATGAACCCGGCACGTTCCCTGGGTCCAGCCATCATCACTGGCTTCTGGGAAAACCACTGG gTGTACTGGATTGGACCGGTGCTGGGTGCAGTGCTGGCCGGGGTGTCCCATGAGTTCTTCTTTGCCCCCAGTGCATCGAGGCAGAAGCTGGTTGCGTGTCTGACCTGTAAGGACATAGAGATGGTGGAGGCAACCAGCGTATCCCGGTCCTCCCTGTCCACCGTCACCCAGACCGCCATGAGGGCTAAGCAGGTCAACAAACAGGAGCAAAACTAG
- the LOC106571939 gene encoding aquaporin-4 isoform X1, protein MTLREELRSREFWRAMLAELLGSLVFVSAVLGASVPGPGETSTGPLYPALAAGMVAVALGHCFGEISGAQVNPAVTLSLLATRRLDLMRALVYVGAQCLGASLGAGALYFALPLKTTADCFVSRVPLEVNAAQALGMELLSTFQLVFTVFSVEDHRRRENTEPGNLAIGFSLSAGVLIGGRFSGGSMNPARSLGPAIITGFWENHWVYWIGPVLGAVLAGVSHEFFFAPSASRQKLVACLTCKDIEMVEATSVSRSSLSTVTQTAMRAKQVNKQEQN, encoded by the exons ATGACACTGCGTGAG GAGTTGCGTAGTCGTGAGTTCTGGCGTGCCATGCTGGCCGAGCTGCTGGGTTCCCTGGTGTTTGTGAGTGCTGTTCTGGGGGCCTCTGTGCCGGGCCCTGGAGAGACCTCCACGGGGCCCCTCTACCCAGCCCTGGCTGCAGGCATGGTGGCTGTTGCCCTGGGACACTGTTTTGGAGAGATCAGCGGAGCACAG GTGAACCCAGCAGTTACCCTGTCTCTGTTGGCCACGCGGAGGCTGGACCTGATGAGGGCCCTGGTGTACGTGGGAGCCCAGTGTCTGGGGGCTTCCCTGGGGGCCGGGGCTCTCTACTTCGCCCTGCCCCTCAAAACCACTGCAGACTGCTTCGTTagcagg GTTCCTCTCGAGGTGAATGCAGCCCAGGCTCTAGGGATGGAGCTTCTGTCAACGTTCCAGCTGGTCTTCACTGTGTTCTCCGTGGAGGACCACCGTCGGAGGGAGAACACAGAACCAGGGAACCTGGCCATCGGCTTCTCTCTCAGCGCAGGCGTGCTCATCGGG GGTCGGTTCTCTGGAGGCAGTATGAACCCGGCACGTTCCCTGGGTCCAGCCATCATCACTGGCTTCTGGGAAAACCACTGG gTGTACTGGATTGGACCGGTGCTGGGTGCAGTGCTGGCCGGGGTGTCCCATGAGTTCTTCTTTGCCCCCAGTGCATCGAGGCAGAAGCTGGTTGCGTGTCTGACCTGTAAGGACATAGAGATGGTGGAGGCAACCAGCGTATCCCGGTCCTCCCTGTCCACCGTCACCCAGACCGCCATGAGGGCTAAGCAGGTCAACAAACAGGAGCAAAACTAG